One genomic window of Sphingomonas sp. C3-2 includes the following:
- a CDS encoding Rrf2 family transcriptional regulator: MRLSSLADYAVVMMSAAARHCGQAKITATTLSAETGIPLPTAQKLVSRLAAAGLLESSRGTGGGIRLARPPAAISLVDVIEAVEGPIAMTACAEHGAHDCALESDCRVKPHLAAVNGAVRGALAGVNLATLSRSSI, from the coding sequence ATGCGTCTTTCGAGTCTAGCCGATTATGCCGTTGTGATGATGTCGGCTGCCGCGCGTCATTGCGGGCAGGCGAAGATCACCGCGACGACGCTGTCGGCCGAGACGGGCATTCCGCTTCCCACCGCACAGAAGCTGGTGAGCCGGCTGGCCGCCGCCGGGCTGCTCGAATCGAGCCGTGGCACGGGCGGGGGCATCCGGCTGGCGCGGCCGCCCGCCGCGATCAGCCTTGTCGATGTGATCGAAGCCGTCGAAGGGCCGATCGCGATGACGGCCTGTGCCGAACACGGCGCGCATGACTGCGCGCTTGAATCAGATTGCCGCGTCAAGCCGCACCTTGCGGCGGTGAACGGCGCGGTGCGGGGCGCGCTTGCTGGCGTGAACCTCGCCACACTTTCCCGGAGCAGTATTTGA
- a CDS encoding neutral zinc metallopeptidase: MRLDDEQESTSFEDRTSGRGGMGFPMGGGGLRLGGGKMGCGTIVILLVAALIFGINPLQLIGGLDNGGVQQAPTGQIAPPAGDTGGSTIDPQMRSTILKVLGSTERRWTDMFAAQGQTYEKPVLVFYSDNDRSGCGAAMAAMGPFYCPADHRIYLDVSFFDELANRFGAKGDFAGAYVIAHEVGHHVQTITGIADKVRQAQSRASEAEGNALQVKMELQADCFAGVWAKNDRNLMEPGDLEEGLTAANAIGDDTLQRSAGRRPVPESFTHGTSEQRMQWLKRGYETGDPAQCDTFGRL; this comes from the coding sequence GTGCGGCTTGACGACGAACAGGAAAGCACCAGCTTCGAAGACCGCACCAGCGGGCGCGGCGGCATGGGGTTCCCCATGGGCGGCGGCGGATTGCGGCTGGGCGGCGGCAAGATGGGGTGCGGCACGATCGTGATCCTGCTGGTGGCGGCGCTGATCTTTGGCATCAATCCGCTGCAACTGATCGGCGGGCTCGACAATGGCGGGGTGCAGCAGGCGCCCACGGGCCAGATCGCGCCGCCGGCGGGCGACACCGGCGGATCGACCATCGACCCGCAGATGCGCAGCACCATCCTGAAGGTGCTCGGTTCCACCGAACGCCGCTGGACCGACATGTTCGCGGCGCAGGGCCAGACCTATGAAAAGCCGGTTCTGGTCTTTTATTCGGACAATGACCGTTCGGGCTGCGGCGCGGCGATGGCGGCGATGGGGCCGTTCTATTGCCCGGCCGATCACCGCATCTATCTGGATGTGAGCTTTTTCGACGAGCTGGCCAACCGCTTTGGCGCCAAGGGCGATTTCGCCGGGGCTTATGTGATCGCGCACGAGGTGGGCCATCATGTCCAGACGATCACCGGCATCGCCGACAAGGTGCGCCAGGCGCAGTCGCGGGCGAGCGAGGCTGAGGGCAATGCGCTGCAGGTGAAGATGGAGTTGCAGGCCGACTGCTTTGCCGGGGTCTGGGCGAAGAACGACCGCAACCTGATGGAGCCGGGCGACCTCGAGGAAGGGCTGACCGCCGCCAATGCGATCGGCGACGATACGCTGCAGCGTTCGGCGGGCCGCCGTCCGGTGCCCGAAAGCTTTACCCATGGCACGTCCGAACAGCGCATGCAGTGGCTGAAACGTGGCTATGAGACGGGTGATCCGGCGCAGTGCGACACCTTTGGCCGGCTCTGA